The Legionella sp. PATHC032 genome has a window encoding:
- the legK1 gene encoding Dot/Icm type IV secretion system effector kinase LegK1 yields MPRTMFFSVDAANLQNLQITNQKAFAALESYLNDNDSPGAWNNNQGYKYTHKDVTYCFSFNQSLVRRPRKSDQKKHTFEIFDPNKNPLGKGAYGIVYPILGTIQFEFGNAIKRPPKNKLVKIQNHSERDQSYSVLREYQGLLQSGHIAVKPPIFVENKESKFSYLIMEKAEGIVLEKFLNPIKRLDLSEEVPELNLINRIEITFAILKAIKEQVTDKHLIHRDIKPGNIIIDFSKSPPIAKVIDFGFVLRASEQDYRRCGTRAYRAPESFNPQALYTAKADVWSTGRILSYLWGDKYTNYYISRDKGLDYVLEKSRNELLFSDPELELYLTSEDKNKIKDCLSAMLIVAPEKRGSIDKAIKQFSQIDFEKYKRLRRSTNSELDLTDNDIKLRKQLNSIHLHLITLQRKEKDLRYREYFDAASAMSRLVHKLTIYTNYLEKNPDPFLIKRYKESCITEIDLANLTLQNHRDALWLVAELSTAILLLGVGYLFALGVNYYYTGRLGLFSQTRSEKMVEETKSSILDIVVGN; encoded by the coding sequence ATGCCTCGTACAATGTTTTTTTCCGTTGATGCAGCTAATCTCCAAAATTTACAAATTACAAATCAAAAAGCTTTTGCAGCGTTGGAGAGTTATCTGAATGATAATGATTCACCAGGTGCCTGGAATAATAATCAAGGATACAAATATACTCATAAGGATGTTACTTATTGCTTCTCATTTAATCAATCCTTAGTAAGACGCCCAAGAAAATCGGATCAAAAAAAACATACATTTGAAATTTTTGACCCTAATAAGAACCCTTTAGGCAAGGGAGCGTACGGTATTGTGTATCCCATTTTAGGTACAATTCAGTTTGAATTTGGAAATGCAATTAAAAGACCACCAAAGAATAAATTAGTTAAAATACAAAACCATAGTGAACGCGATCAAAGTTATTCTGTACTACGTGAATATCAAGGGCTTCTTCAATCAGGGCATATAGCGGTTAAACCGCCAATATTTGTAGAAAACAAAGAGAGTAAATTCAGTTACTTGATTATGGAAAAAGCGGAGGGTATCGTTTTAGAGAAGTTTCTAAATCCCATTAAGCGGCTTGATTTGTCTGAAGAGGTACCTGAGCTTAATCTTATTAATCGGATTGAGATTACTTTTGCCATTTTAAAAGCAATTAAAGAACAGGTGACTGATAAGCATTTGATTCACCGAGATATAAAACCAGGAAATATTATAATCGATTTTAGCAAATCTCCTCCGATAGCTAAGGTAATCGATTTTGGTTTTGTACTTAGAGCGTCAGAGCAGGATTATCGTCGTTGTGGAACCCGAGCATACAGAGCACCGGAATCTTTCAATCCCCAGGCACTCTACACAGCAAAAGCTGATGTTTGGTCAACAGGCAGGATATTAAGTTATTTGTGGGGAGATAAGTATACTAATTATTATATTTCTCGTGATAAGGGTTTGGACTATGTGCTTGAGAAGTCAAGAAATGAGTTACTCTTCTCTGATCCGGAGTTGGAGCTCTATTTAACCAGTGAAGATAAAAATAAAATCAAAGATTGCCTAAGTGCAATGCTTATAGTCGCCCCTGAGAAAAGAGGATCAATAGATAAGGCCATCAAACAGTTTTCCCAAATTGACTTTGAAAAATATAAAAGATTAAGGCGCTCGACAAATTCTGAACTTGATTTAACAGATAATGATATTAAATTAAGAAAACAGCTCAATTCAATTCATCTGCATTTGATTACCCTACAGAGGAAAGAAAAAGATTTGCGTTATAGGGAATATTTTGATGCAGCGAGTGCGATGAGTCGATTGGTTCATAAGCTCACCATCTACACCAATTATCTTGAAAAAAATCCAGATCCCTTTTTAATAAAACGTTATAAAGAGAGCTGTATCACAGAAATAGATTTAGCTAATTTGACTTTGCAAAATCACCGAGATGCCTTATGGCTGGTGGCTGAGTTATCAACTGCTATCCTTTTGCTTGGTGTAGGGTATTTATTTGCTTTGGGGGTAAATTATTACTACACAGGTCGCCTGGGTTTATTTTCTCAAACCAGGTCTGAGAAAATGGTGGAGGAAACGAAAAGCTCGATTTTGGATATTGTGGTTGGAAATTAA